The following proteins are co-located in the Dyadobacter chenwenxiniae genome:
- the xth gene encoding exodeoxyribonuclease III, which produces MRIATYNVNGVNGRLPVLLRWLEMTKPDVVCLQELKAPQEKFPEKAILDAGYNAIWHGQKSWNGVAILARGMELKEVRRTLPGDDEDLHSRYIEAIINGMLIGCLYLPNGNPAPGPKLEYKLRWFERFTAHAAELLAYDVPVVLAGDYNVMPTELDVYKPERWVDDALFRPEVREAFKNIVDQGWTDAIRKMHPDETIYTFWDYFRNAYGRNAGLRIDHFLLSPHIDARLLAAGVDKEVRGWEKSSDHAPTWIEIADPET; this is translated from the coding sequence ATGAGAATTGCCACATACAACGTAAATGGAGTCAACGGCCGGTTGCCCGTGCTGCTGCGCTGGCTCGAAATGACAAAACCGGATGTCGTTTGTTTGCAGGAATTAAAAGCGCCGCAAGAGAAATTCCCTGAAAAAGCGATTTTAGATGCAGGTTACAATGCAATCTGGCATGGTCAGAAAAGTTGGAACGGGGTGGCGATCCTGGCGCGGGGCATGGAGCTGAAAGAAGTGCGCAGGACGCTTCCCGGCGATGACGAGGATCTACACAGCCGTTATATTGAGGCGATTATTAATGGTATGCTCATTGGCTGCCTGTATCTGCCTAATGGGAACCCGGCTCCCGGGCCGAAGCTTGAATACAAGCTGCGCTGGTTTGAACGGTTTACTGCACACGCCGCCGAACTACTGGCATATGACGTACCGGTTGTGCTGGCTGGCGATTATAATGTAATGCCAACGGAACTGGATGTTTACAAGCCTGAGCGCTGGGTGGACGACGCCCTTTTCCGTCCCGAGGTCCGCGAAGCTTTTAAAAATATCGTGGACCAGGGCTGGACGGACGCCATCAGAAAAATGCATCCCGATGAAACCATCTATACTTTCTGGGATTATTTCAGGAATGCTTACGGCCGCAATGCAGGGCTCCGCATTGACCACTTCTTATTGAGTCCGCACATAGACGCGCGGCTGCTTGCAGCAGGTGTAGACAAAGAAGTCCGGGGCTGGGAAAAGTCAAGTGACCACGCGCCGACCTGGATCGAGATTGCAGATCCCGAAACGTAA
- a CDS encoding sugar phosphate isomerase/epimerase family protein, with translation MKIKRILIASFVFALGVNTLFAQKGKPLFPDTPGMVSYTFRKSLAKDPAATLDTLQKLGIKDMEFSSLFGKTAAELRKLLDERGMKCSSFGVQYPDALDKTKEVGENAKTLGAKFVRVAWIPHKGPFTLEMAEKTVADFNKIGKQLKEEFGITFCYHNHGYEFEKHEDGTLMDYIIQKTDPKYVSFEIDLLWTFFPGADPAALIAKYPKRFKLMHMKDLKKGVTGNMSGGTPVENDVALGTGQLDIPAILKAAKKSSIEHYYIEDESPSYATQVPQTMAYLKSLTY, from the coding sequence ATGAAAATCAAAAGAATTCTGATTGCTTCCTTCGTTTTCGCCTTGGGGGTTAATACGCTATTTGCACAAAAAGGAAAACCGCTTTTTCCTGATACGCCCGGAATGGTTTCTTATACTTTCCGCAAAAGTTTGGCGAAAGATCCCGCAGCGACGTTAGATACGCTCCAAAAGTTGGGCATCAAAGACATGGAATTTTCAAGTTTGTTTGGCAAAACAGCCGCTGAGTTGCGCAAGCTGCTGGATGAGCGCGGCATGAAATGCTCATCTTTCGGCGTGCAATATCCGGATGCGCTCGACAAAACAAAGGAGGTCGGGGAAAACGCAAAAACGCTAGGAGCCAAGTTTGTGAGAGTCGCCTGGATCCCTCACAAAGGCCCGTTCACATTAGAAATGGCGGAGAAGACGGTGGCGGATTTCAACAAGATCGGGAAGCAGCTGAAAGAGGAATTCGGTATCACATTTTGCTATCACAATCATGGTTATGAATTTGAAAAGCACGAGGACGGCACATTAATGGATTATATTATCCAAAAAACAGATCCAAAATATGTAAGCTTCGAAATCGACTTGCTATGGACATTTTTCCCGGGTGCTGATCCGGCAGCTCTGATTGCCAAATATCCCAAGCGCTTCAAACTGATGCACATGAAAGACCTCAAAAAAGGTGTGACGGGGAATATGTCCGGCGGAACGCCGGTTGAAAATGATGTGGCATTAGGGACCGGACAGCTTGATATTCCGGCAATTTTGAAAGCTGCGAAGAAGTCATCTATCGAGCATTATTACATTGAGGACGAAAGCCCGAGCTACGCCACCCAGGTGCCGCAAACAATGGCCTATTTAAAAAGCCTGACTTACTAA
- a CDS encoding ankyrin repeat domain-containing protein — MKTISLINWVVVSAYALGILCTLLFSKTQTDRGMASGMLIMLYIPLATLALLNYLPYKTTKIIALVINIYPLAMGIFYLSLGRVIMNYQNSSDDREMNEKANGSYYFPDPLRRNLAAAIAQGDIAQLKAGLEQPIPNLNASGEDHITLLDFAAMQARKNPKEKVLESLQLLLDKGARIETDDTMHTATHFNIIEDDPAFLEFFLKNGADANAVEKERKYPILFDAIYLDVNDPFKAKKVSLLLEHGADPNAFSPKYEDEVIISSALCAAAGSEQWEICNLLLNHGAKPDYQTAGGWDIRKAVAYQDKQFTSWGKTPPLEFISLKERLNALK; from the coding sequence ATGAAAACGATATCACTAATTAACTGGGTGGTTGTCAGTGCATATGCGCTTGGAATCTTATGTACGCTGCTCTTTTCCAAAACACAAACTGACCGCGGTATGGCGAGCGGCATGTTAATCATGTTATACATTCCGCTCGCCACCCTCGCGCTGCTAAATTATCTGCCTTATAAAACGACCAAGATCATCGCGCTGGTCATCAACATTTATCCGCTGGCAATGGGCATTTTTTATCTAAGCCTGGGCCGCGTTATCATGAATTACCAAAACAGCAGTGATGACCGTGAAATGAATGAAAAGGCAAACGGCTCGTATTATTTTCCAGACCCGTTAAGACGTAATCTTGCGGCAGCCATTGCCCAGGGTGACATAGCACAACTGAAAGCCGGACTCGAACAGCCCATCCCGAACCTGAATGCGAGTGGTGAAGATCATATCACATTGCTGGACTTCGCCGCCATGCAGGCCAGGAAAAATCCAAAGGAAAAAGTGCTGGAATCCCTTCAATTATTGCTGGACAAAGGTGCAAGGATCGAAACAGACGACACCATGCACACAGCAACGCATTTCAATATCATTGAAGACGATCCCGCATTTCTGGAATTTTTTCTGAAAAACGGGGCCGATGCAAACGCAGTTGAAAAAGAACGAAAATATCCGATCCTCTTCGATGCGATTTATCTGGACGTGAATGATCCGTTCAAGGCTAAAAAAGTGAGCTTATTGCTGGAACATGGTGCAGATCCGAATGCGTTTTCACCTAAATATGAGGATGAGGTCATCATTTCGTCGGCCTTATGCGCAGCAGCCGGTTCAGAACAATGGGAAATTTGCAACTTGCTGCTCAATCACGGGGCCAAACCGGATTACCAAACCGCTGGTGGCTGGGATATTCGTAAAGCGGTTGCTTACCAGGACAAGCAGTTCACCAGTTGGGGTAAAACGCCACCGCTCGAATTTATATCGTTAAAAGAGCGCTTGAATGCTTTGAAGTAA
- a CDS encoding ABC transporter permease: MSRNPPEPPQWATTLLRWWADPNTSEEVEGDLLEMYAYWKQTAGSQQANWRYALSVLKLLRPFAKKKKSRDYTKTHLFSHIMIQNYFKIALRNILKHKGYAAINIGGLSVGMAVAMLIGLWVYDELSFDRYHKNHDRVVQLFQFVTFEVEKSTYDVMPIPLAGELRTKYPDFKSVVMSKRLSQVLAAGDNKFAKTGSSVEPAFLEMMSVNMLAGSRNGLDDANAILLSESLAKTLFGDSDPLNQLVKIDNKVNVKVTGIYEDFPTNSTFKETLYITPWKLLLNNDPYAKSIENDWDSNSFQIYAQLKDGADADQVSAKIREIRTKMDNPPRYKPEFFLHPMNKWHLYGDFKNGVNTGGLIQFVWLFGIIGVFVLLLACINFMNLSTARSEKRAKEVGIRKAIGSLRGQLIGQFFSESLFVVLIAFILSVFLAAAALPFFNEVAQKQMSILWFNPNFWLLGLGFSLLTGIIAGSYPAIYLSSFQPLKVLKGRFSAGRFAAIPRKVLVVMQFTVSVTLIIGTIIIFRQIQFAKNRPVGYSKNGLIEVKMNTPELLQHYQALRLDLLNTGAVKEMAQSSGVITAQDGGTTDISWEGKSPETQPLVMHNSVTHDYGKTIGWQLKQGRDFSRTFSTDSSAMILNESAAKLMNFKKPLDSFVRASGKQYRIIGVVKDMIKENPFSPVSPSFFVINYRNISVISIRLTPNISASEALGKVETVFKKYNPGSPFTYNFADEEYTKKFGTEERIGKLASFFAILAIFISCLGLFGLASFVAEQRTKEIGIRKVLGASVSNLWGMLSKDFVLLVIISCIFSIPISWYFMNDWLKNYQYHTEISWWIFALTGLGALGITLLTVSYQAIKAALLDPVKSLRSE, translated from the coding sequence ATGAGTCGAAACCCTCCCGAACCGCCCCAGTGGGCCACTACCCTCCTGCGCTGGTGGGCCGACCCCAACACTTCGGAAGAAGTGGAGGGCGATTTGCTGGAAATGTACGCCTACTGGAAGCAAACTGCTGGTTCACAGCAAGCAAACTGGCGATACGCACTGAGCGTATTGAAGTTATTAAGGCCATTTGCCAAAAAAAAGAAGTCACGTGACTATACGAAAACTCATCTATTCAGCCATATTATGATACAGAACTATTTCAAAATCGCCTTACGCAATATACTGAAACACAAAGGATATGCGGCAATTAACATTGGTGGGTTGTCCGTGGGAATGGCCGTGGCCATGCTCATTGGGCTCTGGGTTTATGACGAATTGTCTTTTGACAGATATCACAAAAACCACGACCGTGTTGTGCAACTGTTTCAATTCGTGACATTTGAGGTTGAAAAATCGACTTATGATGTGATGCCCATTCCGCTGGCAGGCGAGCTTCGTACCAAATATCCTGATTTCAAATCGGTGGTTATGTCAAAGCGCCTGAGCCAGGTTCTTGCGGCTGGCGATAATAAATTTGCAAAAACGGGAAGTTCCGTCGAACCTGCATTTTTGGAAATGATGTCTGTCAATATGCTGGCCGGGTCGCGCAACGGGCTGGACGATGCAAACGCCATTTTACTTTCCGAGTCATTGGCCAAGACACTTTTCGGAGACTCCGATCCGCTTAATCAGCTTGTAAAAATTGATAATAAGGTAAATGTGAAGGTCACAGGCATCTATGAGGATTTTCCAACCAACAGCACATTCAAAGAAACGCTTTATATCACGCCCTGGAAATTGCTTCTCAACAATGATCCTTATGCCAAATCCATTGAAAATGATTGGGATAGCAACAGTTTCCAAATTTATGCGCAATTGAAAGATGGTGCCGATGCTGATCAGGTTTCAGCAAAAATCAGGGAAATCAGGACAAAAATGGATAACCCACCACGCTACAAACCTGAATTTTTCCTGCATCCTATGAACAAATGGCACTTGTACGGTGACTTCAAAAACGGCGTAAATACTGGCGGATTAATTCAGTTTGTCTGGCTGTTTGGTATCATTGGCGTGTTCGTGTTGCTGCTGGCCTGCATCAATTTCATGAATTTAAGCACAGCAAGGTCGGAGAAACGCGCCAAGGAAGTAGGCATCCGAAAAGCGATCGGTTCGTTGAGAGGGCAGCTGATCGGCCAGTTTTTTAGCGAGTCGCTGTTTGTTGTACTTATTGCGTTTATTCTTTCGGTGTTTCTGGCAGCGGCTGCATTACCTTTTTTCAATGAAGTTGCGCAAAAGCAAATGTCAATTTTATGGTTCAATCCTAATTTCTGGTTGTTAGGACTTGGCTTCAGTTTGTTAACCGGCATCATTGCAGGCAGTTATCCAGCGATTTATTTGTCCTCTTTCCAGCCTTTAAAAGTCCTCAAAGGCAGATTCTCAGCCGGCCGCTTCGCCGCAATTCCCCGTAAAGTGCTCGTTGTGATGCAGTTTACAGTTTCCGTCACGCTCATTATCGGCACAATCATTATTTTCAGGCAGATCCAGTTTGCCAAAAATCGCCCCGTCGGATACAGTAAAAACGGGTTGATCGAAGTTAAAATGAACACGCCTGAACTTTTGCAACATTATCAGGCATTGCGGCTGGATCTGCTCAACACCGGCGCGGTGAAGGAAATGGCTCAGTCTTCCGGCGTGATAACCGCTCAGGATGGCGGCACTACGGACATTTCCTGGGAAGGAAAAAGTCCTGAAACGCAGCCGCTGGTGATGCACAATTCCGTCACGCATGACTACGGCAAAACTATTGGCTGGCAGTTGAAACAAGGCCGCGATTTTTCAAGAACATTTTCAACGGATTCCTCAGCCATGATCCTGAACGAGTCAGCCGCAAAATTGATGAATTTTAAGAAACCGCTAGATTCCTTCGTCAGGGCCAGCGGCAAACAGTACAGGATCATTGGAGTGGTGAAGGATATGATAAAAGAGAATCCTTTCTCGCCCGTAAGTCCGTCGTTTTTTGTCATTAATTATCGGAACATTTCGGTCATCAGCATCAGACTTACGCCAAATATCAGCGCGAGCGAGGCGCTTGGAAAGGTTGAGACTGTATTTAAAAAATATAATCCGGGCAGTCCTTTCACTTATAATTTTGCCGATGAAGAGTATACCAAAAAGTTCGGAACGGAAGAGCGGATTGGCAAACTGGCCAGCTTTTTCGCGATCCTGGCGATCTTTATTTCCTGTCTTGGCTTATTCGGACTGGCCTCTTTCGTAGCCGAGCAGCGTACGAAAGAAATCGGCATCCGAAAAGTGCTGGGTGCGTCGGTAAGCAACCTCTGGGGCATGCTTTCGAAGGATTTTGTGCTGCTGGTCATCATTTCCTGCATCTTTTCGATCCCCATTTCCTGGTATTTCATGAACGACTGGCTCAAAAACTATCAATACCACACAGAAATTTCCTGGTGGATTTTTGCATTGACAGGGCTGGGCGCATTGGGAATAACCTTGCTAACAGTAAGTTACCAGGCCATTAAAGCCGCGCTGCTGGATCCTGTAAAGAGTTTGAGAAGTGAATGA
- a CDS encoding transposase, translating into MRNGNLIDFYKNEQLATTAFKELRLRKGITCKKCGSTQHYWLAPKQQFQCKQCRFRTTLQSGTVLEGSKLPISYFFIAVYLIMKKGNAFTIQEFQDETGHKYYEPLYDFVRKIKAYLHENDQNRILIDFVEILNQQLPVEN; encoded by the coding sequence ATGCGAAACGGTAATCTGATTGATTTTTATAAAAATGAACAACTTGCCACAACGGCATTCAAGGAATTGCGGCTGCGTAAAGGGATTACGTGCAAGAAATGCGGGAGCACGCAACATTACTGGCTGGCGCCTAAGCAGCAGTTTCAATGTAAACAATGCAGGTTCAGGACTACATTGCAGAGCGGCACTGTGCTCGAAGGCAGTAAGTTGCCCATTTCCTATTTTTTCATTGCCGTTTATCTGATTATGAAAAAGGGCAATGCTTTCACGATCCAGGAATTTCAGGACGAAACAGGGCACAAATATTATGAGCCGCTCTACGACTTTGTCAGGAAAATCAAGGCATACCTGCATGAAAACGACCAAAACCGTATTTTGATCGACTTTGTTGAGATCCTTAACCAGCAATTACCGGTGGAGAATTAG
- a CDS encoding sulfatase, translating into MITIRIIKRFSTALLAFATFFPAPSQAHNSPLKKPNIIVFLVDDMGWQDTSVPFWTQQTPFNKRYHTPNMERMAREGMKFTNAYAMPVCTPSRVSLITGANAARTHVTHWTSPDKDKNTDHADPGLKPVNWNINGFSPAADVAHTFHGTPLPAILKQNGYYTIHSGKAHFGSTGTPGSDPKNLGFDINIAGSSIGHPASYLGEKNYDNVVNGKSNRNAVPGLEAYHGTDVFLTDAITTEALKAMEKPLADNKPFFLYLAHYAVHIPLNADKRYLDKYLKTGLDSTEAKYSALVEGMDKSLGDVLDFLDKHKIDDNTIVLFMSDNGGLSTTPARGGQAWTHNLPLKAGKGSVYEGGIREPMLVRWPKVVKPNSVADQYVIIEDFFPTILDVAGVKNPEIIQQVDGKSFLPLLKNPAWKDSSRELVWHHPNRWIAAEGPNTHYASAFRKGDWKLLYDYRNARLELYDLTNDIGEENDLASSKPEKVKELAALFSKQLKQMNAQWPVFKSTGAEVPPPDAIAAKH; encoded by the coding sequence ATGATTACAATCCGGATTATTAAACGCTTTTCCACGGCTTTGCTGGCCTTTGCAACATTCTTTCCTGCTCCCTCCCAGGCGCACAATAGCCCCCTTAAAAAACCGAACATTATTGTCTTCCTGGTTGATGACATGGGCTGGCAGGATACTTCGGTGCCATTCTGGACTCAGCAAACACCTTTCAATAAACGTTACCACACACCGAATATGGAGCGCATGGCGAGGGAAGGCATGAAGTTTACGAATGCATATGCCATGCCCGTATGCACACCTTCGCGGGTAAGCCTGATCACGGGTGCCAACGCCGCACGGACGCACGTAACGCACTGGACATCACCGGACAAAGACAAGAATACTGATCATGCGGACCCGGGCTTAAAGCCGGTAAACTGGAATATCAATGGTTTTAGCCCTGCTGCGGACGTGGCGCATACATTCCATGGAACGCCATTGCCTGCTATTCTGAAACAAAACGGCTATTACACCATTCACAGCGGCAAAGCCCATTTCGGATCGACGGGCACGCCAGGTTCGGACCCCAAAAATCTGGGATTTGATATCAACATTGCGGGCAGCTCGATCGGCCATCCGGCGAGTTACCTGGGTGAGAAAAATTATGATAATGTGGTGAACGGGAAATCCAACCGCAACGCAGTTCCCGGGCTGGAAGCCTATCATGGCACCGATGTCTTCCTGACCGACGCCATCACGACCGAGGCTTTGAAAGCGATGGAAAAACCGCTGGCCGACAACAAACCCTTCTTCTTGTATCTGGCACATTATGCAGTTCACATTCCGTTAAATGCGGACAAGCGCTATTTGGATAAATATTTAAAAACCGGCCTGGATAGCACAGAAGCGAAATATTCGGCACTGGTGGAAGGCATGGATAAGAGTCTGGGTGATGTGCTGGACTTTTTGGACAAGCACAAAATTGACGATAACACGATCGTTCTTTTTATGTCCGACAATGGCGGACTGAGCACAACACCTGCGCGCGGCGGGCAGGCGTGGACGCATAACTTGCCGTTGAAGGCCGGAAAAGGTTCGGTTTACGAAGGCGGGATTCGTGAGCCTATGCTGGTGCGCTGGCCCAAAGTGGTGAAGCCCAATTCTGTGGCTGACCAATATGTGATTATTGAGGATTTTTTCCCGACAATCCTGGATGTTGCAGGCGTCAAAAACCCGGAAATAATTCAGCAAGTAGATGGAAAAAGCTTTCTTCCCCTGTTGAAAAACCCTGCATGGAAAGACTCGAGCCGCGAGCTTGTATGGCACCATCCCAACCGCTGGATCGCTGCAGAAGGTCCTAACACTCACTATGCCAGCGCATTCCGCAAAGGTGACTGGAAGCTGCTCTACGATTACCGGAATGCCAGGCTGGAATTATACGATCTTACAAACGACATCGGCGAGGAAAATGATCTCGCATCTTCAAAACCAGAAAAAGTGAAGGAACTTGCTGCGCTTTTTTCAAAACAATTAAAACAAATGAATGCCCAATGGCCCGTGTTCAAAAGCACCGGAGCGGAAGTTCCCCCGCCCGATGCCATCGCGGCCAAACACTAA
- a CDS encoding DUF1501 domain-containing protein translates to MSFYRELENHVHEQLSRRNFLSKTSLGLGAAAMASLLNADSMAKKIAAGTPEGASLPLGKPHFAPKAKRIIYLFQSGAPSQLELFDYKPKLEQMWGQDLPESVRKGQRLTGMTAGQSSFPLAASKYQFARHGSNDMMISELMPYTSSIVDDVTFIRSMHTEAINHDPAVTFFQTGSQQGGRPSWGSWISYGLGSDNQNMPSFVVLLSKGRAGDQPLYAKLWSNGFLPSVHQGVVFRSGPDPVFYLNNPEGIDKTSRRRMLNSLAKLQQAQFEKILDPEVNYRMAQYEMAYRMQTAVPETMDISKEPDYIFDLYGEESRKPGTFAANCLLARKLIEKDVKFVQLYHQGWDQHGNLPNDIKTMAKSVDQASAALIKDLKQRGLLDETLVVWGGEFGRGAYSQGKLTKDNYGRDHHPRSFTIWMAGAGVKKGFVFGETDEFGYNVIKDPVHVHDFQATVMHLLGVDHEQLIFKHQGRRYRLTDVHGKVVKPILT, encoded by the coding sequence ATGAGCTTTTACAGAGAACTTGAAAACCACGTGCACGAGCAATTAAGCCGGCGCAATTTCTTGTCAAAAACAAGCCTTGGTTTAGGAGCGGCCGCGATGGCCTCCTTATTAAATGCAGATTCAATGGCCAAGAAAATCGCAGCTGGAACACCGGAGGGTGCATCTTTGCCATTGGGTAAGCCACATTTTGCGCCCAAAGCGAAGCGGATCATCTATCTTTTCCAAAGCGGCGCGCCTTCGCAGCTCGAACTGTTTGATTATAAGCCCAAACTGGAACAAATGTGGGGCCAGGATCTGCCGGAATCGGTCAGAAAAGGGCAGCGGTTGACGGGTATGACCGCCGGACAAAGTAGTTTTCCCCTTGCCGCATCCAAATACCAGTTTGCCCGGCACGGTTCCAATGATATGATGATCAGCGAGTTGATGCCTTACACGTCCAGCATTGTGGACGATGTGACATTCATTCGCTCCATGCACACGGAGGCCATTAACCATGATCCTGCGGTGACGTTTTTCCAAACAGGAAGTCAGCAGGGAGGGCGTCCTTCCTGGGGATCGTGGATCAGTTACGGGCTGGGTTCCGACAACCAGAATATGCCTTCGTTTGTGGTCTTGCTTTCAAAAGGCCGGGCCGGTGACCAGCCGCTTTATGCCAAGTTGTGGAGCAATGGTTTTCTGCCATCTGTGCACCAGGGCGTCGTTTTTCGCTCCGGCCCCGACCCGGTTTTTTACCTGAATAATCCGGAAGGCATTGATAAAACAAGCCGCAGAAGAATGCTGAACTCGCTCGCAAAATTGCAGCAGGCGCAATTCGAAAAAATCCTGGATCCCGAGGTGAATTACCGGATGGCGCAATACGAAATGGCTTACCGCATGCAAACAGCCGTTCCGGAAACCATGGATATTTCCAAAGAGCCGGATTATATTTTTGACTTATATGGCGAAGAATCCCGCAAGCCCGGAACATTCGCAGCGAACTGCTTACTTGCACGCAAGCTCATTGAAAAGGACGTCAAGTTTGTGCAGCTTTATCATCAGGGCTGGGACCAGCATGGTAACCTGCCGAATGACATTAAAACTATGGCGAAAAGCGTGGACCAGGCATCCGCAGCATTGATTAAGGACTTGAAACAGCGTGGCTTACTCGATGAAACGCTTGTAGTTTGGGGAGGCGAATTCGGCCGTGGCGCTTATTCCCAGGGCAAACTTACCAAGGACAATTACGGCCGCGACCACCATCCGAGAAGCTTTACGATCTGGATGGCAGGAGCGGGCGTTAAAAAAGGTTTTGTCTTTGGTGAAACTGATGAATTTGGATATAATGTAATCAAAGATCCCGTGCATGTGCATGATTTTCAGGCGACTGTCATGCATTTGCTAGGAGTAGACCATGAGCAGCTCATCTTCAAACATCAGGGCCGCCGCTATCGCCTTACCGATGTGCATGGCAAGGTTGTAAAACCGATATTGACTTAG
- a CDS encoding PadR family transcriptional regulator, whose amino-acid sequence MKRTFLGEFEEVILLTVAILGEEAYAVTVTQELEQKTGRVVGFSSVHTTLQRLEEKHFLTSSMGGATAERGGRRKRFFTVTALGRKALMEVKQVREELWNALPPQTLQLMGL is encoded by the coding sequence ATGAAACGAACCTTTCTGGGAGAGTTTGAAGAAGTTATTTTGCTCACCGTCGCCATCCTGGGCGAGGAGGCATATGCGGTAACTGTCACGCAGGAGCTCGAACAAAAAACCGGCCGCGTCGTTGGGTTTAGTTCTGTGCACACGACCTTGCAACGCCTGGAAGAAAAACATTTTCTGACATCTTCCATGGGAGGCGCGACTGCGGAACGCGGCGGTCGTAGGAAGCGGTTTTTTACTGTTACCGCATTGGGGCGCAAGGCCTTGATGGAAGTTAAGCAAGTTCGTGAGGAGCTGTGGAACGCATTGCCGCCGCAGACATTGCAACTAATGGGCCTATAA